The following coding sequences lie in one Candidatus Planktophila sulfonica genomic window:
- the rplO gene encoding 50S ribosomal protein L15, translated as MTLKLHHLRPAPGAKKAKTRKGRGEASKGKTAGRGGKGTHARNTVRPGFEGGQLPLVMRLPKLRGFKNPARIEYQAVNVSTINALFPKGGDVTVADLIAKGAVRDSLPVKVLGNGDIAVKVSVTAHAFSASAVEKISAAGGSTATL; from the coding sequence ATGACACTAAAACTTCATCATCTTCGTCCAGCTCCAGGTGCTAAGAAAGCTAAGACTCGTAAGGGTCGCGGTGAAGCATCAAAGGGTAAGACCGCAGGTCGCGGTGGCAAAGGTACTCACGCTCGTAACACGGTTCGTCCAGGTTTCGAAGGTGGTCAGCTTCCACTCGTAATGCGTCTGCCAAAGCTTCGTGGTTTTAAGAACCCAGCTCGCATTGAATACCAGGCAGTGAATGTCTCAACAATCAACGCACTCTTCCCAAAGGGTGGCGATGTAACTGTTGCTGATCTCATTGCAAAGGGTGCAGTTCGCGATTCATTGCCTGTAAAGGTTCTTGGAAATGGCGATATTGCAGTCAAGGTTTCAGTTACAGCACATGCATTCTCAGCATCAGCGGTCGAAAAGATCTCTGCAGCTGGCGGATCAACAGCAACACTGTAA
- the rpmD gene encoding 50S ribosomal protein L30 produces MPRLKITQVKSTVGNKPEIRNTVRSLGLKRINDVVVKEDRPEIRGMAVAARHLIKVEEVE; encoded by the coding sequence ATGCCACGTTTGAAAATCACTCAGGTTAAGTCAACCGTTGGCAACAAGCCAGAGATTCGTAACACTGTTCGTTCACTCGGACTCAAGCGAATCAACGATGTTGTCGTTAAAGAAGACCGTCCAGAAATTCGTGGCATGGCAGTAGCTGCTCGCCACTTGATCAAGGTAGAGGAGGTCGAATAA
- the rpsE gene encoding 30S ribosomal protein S5 encodes MAVNPTNDAAPATTGAPANKGRGERRERRDDREKEKSPYTERVVFINRVSKVVKGGRRFSFTALVVVGDENGTVGIGYGKSKEVPQAIAKAVEEAKKSFFTVPRVQGTIPHPVQGETAAGVVLLRPASPGTGVIAGGPVRAVLECAGVKDVLTKSLGSSNAINMVHATVAALKMLESPAQIATRRGRPLEDVAPAAIIRASQMTVGA; translated from the coding sequence ATGGCTGTTAATCCAACTAACGATGCAGCGCCAGCAACAACTGGCGCACCTGCAAACAAAGGTCGTGGCGAACGCCGCGAACGTCGTGATGATCGCGAGAAGGAGAAGTCTCCATACACCGAGCGCGTGGTTTTCATTAACCGTGTGTCTAAGGTTGTTAAGGGTGGACGTCGCTTCTCATTCACAGCACTCGTTGTTGTGGGCGATGAAAACGGCACAGTAGGAATTGGTTACGGAAAGTCCAAGGAAGTTCCACAAGCAATTGCTAAGGCTGTCGAAGAAGCTAAGAAGTCATTCTTCACAGTCCCACGCGTTCAGGGAACTATTCCTCACCCAGTTCAGGGTGAAACAGCAGCGGGCGTAGTTCTTCTTCGCCCAGCAAGTCCAGGTACCGGAGTTATCGCTGGTGGTCCTGTTCGTGCCGTACTTGAGTGCGCTGGTGTTAAGGATGTTCTTACTAAGTCTCTCGGTTCTTCAAATGCAATCAACATGGTTCATGCAACCGTTGCTGCACTGAAGATGCTCGAGTCACCTGCACAGATTGCAACTCGTCGCGGTCGTCCGCTCGAAGATGTAGCTCCTGCAGCAATTATCCGCGCTTCACAGATGACAGTTGGTGCCTAA
- the rplR gene encoding 50S ribosomal protein L18 — protein MAIGVKVRKGSAQNARARRAFRLRKKISGTPSRPRLVVSRSSRHLFVQVIDDTTSQTIAYASTMEADLRKASGDKTDKSKKVGALIAERAKKAGISTVVFDRAGNKYHGRIAAVADSARENGLEF, from the coding sequence ATGGCAATCGGAGTTAAGGTCCGCAAGGGCTCAGCGCAGAACGCGCGTGCTCGTCGTGCTTTCCGTCTTCGTAAGAAGATCTCAGGCACACCATCACGTCCACGCCTCGTCGTTTCACGTTCATCACGCCACCTGTTCGTTCAGGTTATTGATGACACAACAAGCCAGACAATTGCTTACGCATCAACAATGGAAGCAGATCTTCGCAAGGCATCTGGCGATAAGACAGATAAGTCCAAGAAGGTCGGAGCACTCATTGCTGAACGCGCTAAGAAAGCTGGAATTTCTACAGTTGTCTTTGACCGCGCAGGTAACAAGTACCACGGTCGTATCGCAGCAGTTGCAGATTCTGCACGAGAGAACGGATTGGAGTTCTAA
- the rplF gene encoding 50S ribosomal protein L6 codes for MSRIGRMPIAVPSGVEISITGQNVAVKGPKGSLALAVPAPIQVSQADGVITVARPNEERVTRSLHGLSRTLVANMVEGVTNGYSLTINIVGVGYRVAEKGKDLEFQLGYSHPITFPAPEGITYKVESPTKLIISGIDKQLVGETAAKVKKLRKADPYKGKGLRLEGEVIRRKAGKAGKK; via the coding sequence ATGTCACGTATCGGTCGTATGCCTATCGCCGTTCCAAGCGGTGTAGAAATTTCAATCACAGGTCAGAACGTTGCAGTGAAGGGACCTAAGGGTTCACTCGCACTTGCAGTTCCAGCACCTATCCAGGTTTCACAAGCAGATGGTGTTATCACCGTTGCTCGTCCAAATGAAGAGCGCGTAACACGTTCACTTCACGGCCTATCTCGCACACTCGTTGCGAACATGGTCGAAGGTGTAACTAACGGTTACTCACTCACAATCAACATCGTTGGTGTTGGTTACCGTGTTGCTGAAAAGGGCAAGGATCTTGAATTCCAGCTCGGCTACAGCCACCCAATTACATTCCCAGCTCCAGAAGGAATCACCTACAAGGTTGAATCACCAACTAAGTTGATTATCAGCGGAATCGATAAGCAGCTCGTTGGAGAAACCGCAGCGAAGGTAAAGAAGCTTCGCAAGGCAGATCCTTACAAGGGCAAGGGCTTGCGTCTTGAAGGCGAAGTTATTCGTCGCAAGGCAGGAAAGGCAGGTAAGAAGTAA
- the rpsH gene encoding 30S ribosomal protein S8, which yields MTMTDPIADMLSRLRNANSAYHDSVSMPSSSVKVRIAEILKQEGFIADHRVEAASTGVGKNLVLDLKFGANRERSIAGLRRVSKPGLRVYAKSTALPKVLGGLGVAIISTSSGLLTDKQANKKGVGGEVLAYVW from the coding sequence ATGACAATGACAGATCCAATCGCAGACATGCTTTCACGTCTGCGCAATGCGAACTCTGCCTACCATGATTCGGTTTCAATGCCGTCATCATCGGTCAAGGTACGAATTGCAGAAATCCTCAAGCAAGAGGGTTTCATTGCAGATCACCGCGTTGAAGCAGCATCAACAGGAGTGGGAAAGAATCTCGTTCTTGATCTTAAGTTCGGTGCAAACCGTGAGCGCTCAATCGCAGGCCTTCGCCGCGTGAGCAAGCCAGGACTTCGCGTTTACGCAAAGTCAACTGCGCTTCCTAAGGTTCTCGGCGGACTCGGAGTTGCAATCATTTCAACTTCATCAGGTCTCTTGACTGATAAGCAGGCAAATAAGAAGGGTGTAGGCGGAGAAGTTCTCGCTTACGTATGGTAA
- a CDS encoding type Z 30S ribosomal protein S14, with translation MAKTSLKVKAARKPKFKVRGYTRCQRCGRPHSVYQKFGICRICFREMAHRGELPGISKASW, from the coding sequence ATGGCTAAAACATCACTCAAGGTTAAAGCTGCTCGCAAGCCAAAGTTCAAGGTTCGCGGTTACACACGTTGCCAGCGTTGCGGTCGTCCGCACTCTGTCTACCAAAAGTTTGGAATTTGTCGCATCTGCTTCCGTGAAATGGCGCACCGCGGCGAACTTCCAGGCATCAGCAAGGCATCTTGGTAA
- the rplE gene encoding 50S ribosomal protein L5 yields the protein MSTTTDVRLKARYKSEIQSALKSEFGYSNPMQIPTLVKIVVNMGVGEAARDSKLIEGAIKDLAIITGQKPQVTKSRKSIAQFKLREGMPIGAHVTLRGDRMWEFADRLLSISLPRIRDFRGLSPKQFDGKGNYTFGLTEQVVFPEIEQDKIDRTRGMDITIVTTAKNDAEGRALLKALGFPFKEA from the coding sequence ATGAGCACAACTACAGATGTTCGTCTCAAGGCTCGCTACAAGAGCGAAATCCAATCTGCGCTTAAGAGCGAATTCGGATATTCAAATCCAATGCAGATTCCTACACTCGTAAAGATTGTTGTCAATATGGGTGTTGGCGAAGCTGCTCGTGATTCAAAGTTGATCGAAGGTGCAATCAAGGACCTCGCAATCATCACCGGTCAGAAGCCACAGGTCACCAAGTCACGCAAGTCAATCGCGCAGTTCAAGCTTCGCGAAGGCATGCCAATTGGTGCACACGTAACGCTTCGCGGAGATCGTATGTGGGAATTCGCAGATCGTCTTCTCTCAATCTCTCTTCCACGTATCCGTGACTTCCGCGGCTTGTCACCAAAGCAATTTGATGGAAAGGGCAACTACACCTTCGGTCTTACCGAGCAGGTTGTATTCCCAGAAATCGAACAAGACAAGATCGACCGCACACGCGGTATGGATATCACGATCGTAACTACAGCTAAGAACGACGCTGAAGGTCGCGCACTACTTAAGGCGCTCGGCTTTCCTTTCAAGGAGGCATAA
- the rplX gene encoding 50S ribosomal protein L24 translates to MAKIKKNDEVLVIAGKNKGVTGKVLHVDGDRVTVEGVNRIQRHTKESTTERGVKVGGIITQEASIHISNVMIVDGDGKATRLGVRTTEDGSNVRISRRTGKDI, encoded by the coding sequence ATGGCGAAGATTAAGAAGAATGACGAAGTCTTGGTTATCGCTGGCAAGAACAAGGGCGTAACCGGCAAGGTCCTTCATGTAGATGGAGACCGCGTAACTGTTGAAGGCGTAAACCGCATTCAGCGCCACACAAAGGAATCAACAACCGAACGTGGCGTCAAGGTCGGCGGAATCATCACACAGGAAGCATCAATCCATATTTCAAACGTCATGATCGTTGATGGAGATGGCAAGGCAACACGTCTTGGCGTTCGCACAACTGAAGACGGTTCAAATGTTCGTATCTCACGTCGCACAGGAAAGGACATCTAA
- the rplN gene encoding 50S ribosomal protein L14 → MIQQESRLRVADNTGAKELLCIRVLGGSKRRYAGIGDIIVCSVKDAIPGGQVKKGEVVKAVIVRTVKERRRPDGSYIKFDENAAVILKADGEPRGTRIFGPVARELRDKKFMKIISLAPEVL, encoded by the coding sequence ATGATTCAACAAGAATCCCGCCTACGCGTTGCGGATAACACAGGAGCTAAAGAGCTTCTCTGTATCCGTGTACTCGGAGGATCAAAGCGCCGTTACGCAGGCATCGGTGACATCATCGTCTGTTCAGTCAAGGATGCAATTCCTGGCGGACAGGTTAAGAAGGGTGAAGTCGTAAAGGCTGTCATCGTTCGTACAGTTAAAGAACGTCGTCGTCCAGACGGTTCTTACATCAAGTTTGACGAGAACGCAGCTGTCATCCTCAAGGCTGACGGCGAACCACGCGGAACTCGTATCTTCGGACCAGTTGCTCGCGAACTCCGCGACAAGAAGTTCATGAAGATCATTTCACTCGCTCCGGAGGTGCTCTAA
- the rpsQ gene encoding 30S ribosomal protein S17 gives MATNTEDRGSRKTREGIVVSDKMDKTITVEVSNRVAHGMYSKVMSRTHKLKAHDETNSAGTGDRVLIMETRPISASKRWRLVQIIEKAK, from the coding sequence ATGGCTACTAATACCGAAGATCGCGGATCTCGTAAGACTCGTGAAGGCATTGTTGTCTCAGACAAGATGGATAAGACCATCACCGTTGAGGTATCAAATCGTGTTGCACACGGTATGTACTCAAAGGTCATGAGCCGCACACACAAGCTCAAGGCACATGATGAGACAAACTCAGCAGGCACTGGTGACCGCGTATTGATCATGGAAACACGACCAATCTCAGCATCAAAGCGCTGGCGTTTAGTTCAAATCATCGAGAAAGCTAAGTAA
- the rpmC gene encoding 50S ribosomal protein L29 → MAITNEELRQLTAEELTAKLREGKEELFNLRFQAATGQLESHGRLGAVRKEIARIYTIIRERELGIGGAA, encoded by the coding sequence ATGGCGATTACTAATGAAGAACTTCGTCAGCTAACTGCTGAAGAGTTAACTGCAAAGCTTCGTGAAGGTAAGGAAGAACTCTTCAACCTTCGCTTCCAGGCTGCAACAGGTCAGCTCGAATCACATGGTCGTCTCGGTGCAGTTCGCAAAGAGATTGCTCGTATTTACACAATTATTCGTGAACGCGAATTAGGAATTGGAGGCGCTGCGTAA
- the rplP gene encoding 50S ribosomal protein L16: MLIPRKVKHRKQHHPSRSGASKGGTQVAFGDFGIQALAPAYVTNRQIEAARIAMTRYIKRGGKVWINIYPDRPLTKKPAETRMGSGKGSPEWWIANVKPGRIMFEISGVTEAVATEAMRLAIHKLPMKCRVVKREEA; encoded by the coding sequence ATGTTGATCCCTCGCAAGGTTAAGCACCGTAAGCAGCACCACCCATCACGCTCAGGCGCATCAAAGGGTGGAACACAGGTTGCATTTGGAGACTTCGGTATCCAGGCACTTGCTCCTGCATATGTCACTAACCGTCAGATCGAAGCAGCGCGTATCGCGATGACTCGTTACATCAAGCGTGGTGGAAAGGTTTGGATCAACATTTATCCAGATCGTCCACTTACAAAGAAGCCAGCTGAAACTCGTATGGGTTCCGGTAAGGGTTCTCCAGAATGGTGGATCGCAAACGTGAAGCCAGGTCGCATTATGTTTGAAATTTCAGGCGTAACAGAGGCAGTAGCTACTGAAGCTATGCGCCTTGCGATTCACAAGCTCCCAATGAAGTGCCGCGTTGTAAAGCGTGAGGAGGCATAA
- the rpsC gene encoding 30S ribosomal protein S3, with protein sequence MGQKVNPHGFRLGITTEFKSRWYADKLYKDYVKEDVEIRRLMQKGMERAGVSRIEIERTRDRVRIDLHTARPGIVIGRRGQEADVLRQKLEKLTGKQVQLNILEVKNPEIDAQLVAQGIAEQLAARVSFRRAMKKSMQSAMKAGAQGIRVQCGGRLGGAEMSRSEFYREGRVPLHTLRADIDYGFYEAATTFGRLGVKVWIYKGEVIGSRAERAEKALAEARAPKPERRGPRTPRAPRAEVTTSQAAPTEAATPATEGGAE encoded by the coding sequence ATGGGTCAAAAAGTAAACCCACACGGCTTCCGCCTCGGCATCACAACTGAATTTAAGTCACGTTGGTATGCAGATAAGTTGTACAAGGATTACGTCAAGGAAGATGTCGAAATCCGCCGACTTATGCAGAAGGGCATGGAGCGCGCAGGCGTTTCACGCATCGAAATCGAGCGCACACGTGATCGTGTACGTATCGACCTTCACACTGCTCGTCCAGGAATCGTTATTGGTCGCCGCGGACAAGAAGCTGACGTTCTTCGTCAGAAGCTTGAGAAGCTCACCGGCAAGCAGGTTCAGCTCAACATTCTCGAAGTTAAGAATCCAGAAATTGATGCACAGCTTGTTGCACAAGGAATCGCCGAGCAGCTTGCTGCACGTGTTTCATTCCGTCGTGCAATGAAGAAGTCAATGCAGTCAGCGATGAAGGCAGGAGCGCAGGGCATTCGTGTTCAGTGCGGTGGTCGTCTCGGTGGTGCAGAAATGTCACGTTCTGAGTTCTACCGTGAAGGACGCGTTCCACTACACACACTTCGCGCTGATATTGATTACGGTTTCTACGAAGCTGCAACAACATTCGGTCGCTTGGGTGTAAAGGTTTGGATCTACAAGGGTGAAGTTATTGGTTCACGTGCAGAGCGTGCTGAAAAGGCACTTGCTGAAGCACGCGCACCAAAGCCAGAACGCCGCGGACCACGTACACCACGTGCTCCACGCGCAGAGGTCACAACTTCACAAGCAGCTCCAACTGAAGCAGCAACACCAGCTACAGAAGGAGGCGCTGAATAA
- the rplV gene encoding 50S ribosomal protein L22: MIGEHHVANTQDALVARAVLRDIRHTPQKARRVVDLVRGMRADEALNVLKFAPQAAGTDVYTLLNSAIANAKQQNPAIRDASELWVVEALVDEGRTMKRFRPRAQGRGFRILKRSSHISVAVSDTKATSKSISRTSNRAQTRNPKRSEKSPLNTQAAKGASN, encoded by the coding sequence ATGATCGGAGAGCATCACGTGGCTAATACACAAGACGCACTCGTAGCTCGCGCAGTATTGCGCGACATTCGCCACACACCACAGAAGGCTCGTCGCGTTGTCGACTTGGTTCGTGGAATGCGTGCGGATGAAGCACTTAACGTTCTCAAGTTTGCACCACAGGCTGCAGGAACAGACGTGTACACACTTCTTAACTCTGCAATCGCAAATGCGAAGCAGCAGAACCCAGCAATCCGTGATGCTTCAGAGCTCTGGGTTGTAGAAGCACTCGTTGACGAGGGACGCACAATGAAGCGTTTCCGCCCACGTGCACAGGGTCGCGGTTTCCGTATCCTCAAGCGCTCAAGCCACATCTCAGTAGCTGTCAGCGATACAAAGGCGACTTCGAAGTCAATCTCTCGCACATCAAACCGTGCGCAGACACGCAATCCAAAGCGTTCTGAAAAGTCACCACTCAATACACAAGCAGCGAAGGGAGCGTCCAACTAA
- the rpsS gene encoding 30S ribosomal protein S19, with protein MPRSLKKGPFIDGHLTKKVDAQNEANTKNVIKTWSRRSMISPSMIGHTIAVHDGRKHVPVFITDAMIGHKLGEFAPTRTFRGHVKDDRRASRG; from the coding sequence ATGCCACGTAGTCTCAAGAAGGGCCCATTCATTGATGGGCATCTCACCAAAAAGGTGGATGCGCAAAATGAAGCCAATACAAAGAATGTCATTAAGACATGGTCTCGACGCTCGATGATCTCGCCTTCAATGATTGGACACACAATTGCGGTACACGACGGTCGCAAGCATGTCCCTGTATTTATTACCGACGCAATGATCGGTCACAAGCTTGGTGAGTTCGCACCAACACGAACATTCCGCGGACACGTTAAAGATGATCGGAGAGCATCACGTGGCTAA
- the rplB gene encoding 50S ribosomal protein L2, which translates to MALRKLKPTTPGQRGATVPDFAEITRSTPEKSLIRPIHSKGGRNNQGRITVRHQGGGHKRAYRLIDFTRNDKDGIPAKVAHIEYDPNRTARIALLHYADGEKRYIIAPNKLEQGATIENGPKADIKPGNNLPLRNIPVGTTVHAIELRPGGGAKIARSAGASVQLVAKDGPYAQLRMPSGEIRNVDVRCRATVGEVGNAEQININYGKAGRKRWLGVRPSVRGVVMNPVDHPHGGGEGKTSGGRHPVTPWGKPEARTRKKKASDSMIVRRRKSNKKR; encoded by the coding sequence ATGGCACTTCGCAAACTTAAGCCGACTACACCAGGTCAGCGTGGAGCAACTGTTCCAGATTTCGCAGAAATCACTCGCTCAACACCTGAAAAGTCACTTATCCGTCCGATCCACTCAAAGGGTGGTCGTAACAATCAGGGTCGCATCACTGTTCGTCACCAAGGTGGCGGTCACAAGCGTGCTTACCGTCTTATCGATTTCACACGAAATGATAAGGATGGTATTCCAGCAAAGGTTGCGCACATTGAATACGATCCAAACCGCACAGCGCGTATCGCACTTCTTCACTATGCAGATGGAGAAAAGCGTTACATCATCGCTCCAAATAAGCTTGAGCAAGGTGCAACTATTGAAAACGGTCCAAAGGCCGATATCAAGCCAGGTAACAACTTGCCACTTCGCAACATCCCAGTAGGTACAACTGTTCACGCAATCGAACTTCGCCCAGGTGGCGGAGCGAAGATCGCTCGTTCAGCTGGCGCTTCAGTTCAGCTCGTTGCTAAAGATGGTCCATACGCACAACTTCGTATGCCATCTGGAGAAATCCGTAACGTAGATGTTCGTTGCCGCGCAACTGTTGGTGAAGTTGGAAACGCAGAACAAATCAACATTAACTACGGAAAGGCTGGTCGTAAGCGCTGGTTAGGCGTTCGTCCATCTGTTCGTGGTGTTGTTATGAACCCTGTCGACCACCCTCACGGTGGTGGTGAAGGTAAGACCTCTGGTGGACGTCACCCAGTGACACCTTGGGGTAAGCCTGAAGCACGTACTCGTAAGAAGAAGGCTTCAGATTCAATGATCGTCCGTCGTCGTAAGTCGAACAAGAAGCGCTAA
- the rplW gene encoding 50S ribosomal protein L23, which yields MKDHRDVLLAPVVSEKSYGLLDENKYTFLVAPDANKTEIKIAVEKVFGVKVISVNTMNRQGKNKRTRFGDGKRKDTKRAIVHVAAGDRIDIFGGPVS from the coding sequence ATGAAGGATCATCGCGACGTTTTGCTAGCACCAGTTGTCTCTGAAAAGAGCTACGGGTTGCTAGATGAAAACAAGTACACATTCCTGGTTGCACCAGATGCTAATAAGACAGAGATCAAGATCGCTGTTGAAAAGGTATTCGGCGTAAAGGTCATTAGCGTCAACACAATGAACCGCCAAGGAAAGAATAAGCGCACACGTTTTGGTGATGGAAAGCGCAAAGACACTAAGCGAGCAATCGTTCATGTGGCCGCTGGCGACCGTATCGACATCTTCGGAGGCCCTGTCTCGTAA
- the rplD gene encoding 50S ribosomal protein L4, whose product MALTLEVKNAEGKKVGSVDLPAEIFDAQTNIPLIHQVVTAQLAAARQGTQKAKNRGETSGSGKKPFKQKGTGRARQGSVRAPLQRGGGAAHAVRPRSYFQRTPKKMIAAALRGVLSDRQRNERIHVLDSVTAAPSTKAALAAVRQFSTRKNLLVVVSRNEDAAWRSLRNADDLHLLVPDQLNAYDILKSDDVVFSEAAIKDFLKFKATGKSVKSVARESEVSA is encoded by the coding sequence ATGGCGCTTACACTCGAAGTTAAGAACGCAGAAGGAAAGAAAGTTGGCTCAGTTGATTTGCCAGCAGAAATCTTTGATGCGCAGACAAACATTCCTTTAATTCACCAAGTCGTAACAGCTCAACTTGCAGCTGCGCGTCAAGGTACACAGAAGGCAAAGAACCGTGGAGAAACTTCAGGTTCAGGTAAGAAGCCTTTCAAGCAGAAGGGAACAGGTCGTGCTCGTCAGGGTTCTGTCCGTGCTCCTCTTCAGCGCGGCGGCGGTGCTGCACACGCAGTTCGTCCACGTTCATATTTCCAGCGCACACCAAAGAAGATGATCGCAGCAGCACTTCGCGGCGTTCTCTCTGACCGTCAGCGCAACGAGCGTATTCACGTTCTTGACTCTGTAACAGCAGCTCCTTCAACAAAGGCAGCTCTCGCAGCAGTTCGTCAGTTCTCAACACGCAAAAACCTTTTGGTTGTTGTCTCACGTAACGAGGACGCTGCATGGCGTTCACTTCGTAACGCTGATGACCTCCACCTTCTAGTACCAGATCAGCTCAATGCATATGACATCTTGAAGTCAGATGATGTTGTCTTCTCAGAAGCAGCAATCAAGGATTTCTTGAAGTTTAAGGCAACTGGCAAGTCTGTTAAGTCAGTAGCACGCGAGAGTGAGGTATCTGCATAA
- the rplC gene encoding 50S ribosomal protein L3: protein MAYTVVTQSYGSSIKGVLGKKLGMTQVFDSNNKMIPVTVVSVDSCVVTSIRTPEKDGYSAVQLGFGAIDPKKISKPLAGQYAKSGVTPRRSIAELRTLSAADYTVGQEIGASTFAVGDIVDATGTSTGKGTAGVMKRHGFGGLGSSHGVDRKHRMPGSIGACSTPGRVFKGMRMMGRMGNEKVTTQNLTVQGVDLERNLLLIKGAVPGTDGGLVFIRSAAKKAIVETVKAGM, encoded by the coding sequence ATGGCATATACAGTTGTAACTCAGTCTTACGGTTCGTCCATCAAGGGCGTTCTCGGTAAGAAGCTTGGCATGACCCAAGTATTCGACTCTAATAACAAGATGATTCCTGTAACAGTAGTTTCAGTTGATTCATGCGTTGTTACATCGATTCGCACACCTGAGAAGGATGGCTACTCAGCTGTTCAGCTCGGCTTCGGCGCAATCGATCCAAAGAAGATTTCAAAGCCACTCGCTGGTCAGTATGCAAAGTCAGGCGTCACTCCTCGTCGCTCAATTGCAGAACTCCGCACATTGTCAGCTGCTGATTACACAGTTGGACAAGAGATTGGCGCATCAACATTTGCTGTCGGCGATATCGTCGATGCAACCGGAACATCAACCGGTAAGGGAACTGCTGGCGTTATGAAGCGCCACGGCTTCGGTGGTCTTGGTTCTTCACACGGTGTAGATCGTAAGCACCGTATGCCAGGTTCAATCGGCGCATGTTCAACACCAGGTCGCGTTTTCAAGGGAATGCGCATGATGGGTCGTATGGGTAACGAGAAGGTCACTACACAGAACCTCACAGTTCAGGGTGTTGATCTCGAGCGCAACCTACTTCTTATCAAGGGTGCTGTTCCAGGTACCGATGGTGGTCTCGTCTTTATCCGCTCAGCTGCCAAGAAGGCAATTGTTGAAACTGTAAAGGCTGGTATGTAA
- the rpsJ gene encoding 30S ribosomal protein S10, which translates to MAGQKIRIRLKAYDHEVIDSSAKKIVETVERTGATVAGPVPLPTEKNTYCVIRSPHKYKDSREHFEMRTHKRLIDIIDPTPKTVDSLMRLDLPAGVDIEIKL; encoded by the coding sequence ATGGCGGGACAAAAGATCCGCATTCGACTCAAGGCGTATGACCACGAGGTAATTGACTCATCAGCGAAGAAGATCGTTGAGACAGTCGAGCGCACTGGTGCAACCGTCGCGGGTCCAGTGCCGCTACCAACAGAGAAGAACACCTATTGCGTGATTCGCTCTCCTCACAAATATAAGGACAGCCGCGAGCACTTCGAGATGCGCACACATAAGCGCCTCATCGACATCATCGACCCAACACCTAAGACTGTTGATTCATTGATGCGTCTCGACTTGCCAGCTGGCGTCGACATCGAGATTAAGCTCTAA